A stretch of the Clostridiales bacterium genome encodes the following:
- a CDS encoding ABC transporter substrate-binding protein, which yields MKKFATWLIVLMLAVLPLAAAMGEAEEGLYDHLVVGNTTQMRGDFFTGMWGNATSDADVRDLLHGYNLVVWNSEKSMFSFNPTVVNEVMPMTDQAGDETFALILANDLRYSDGSRITAWDYAFSFLLQISPEIAELGAVPAQTDYLLGYDAYHSGETEALKGVRVEGNNVLVVTLRGEYLPFFYELALLRCNPYPIRVIAPGVQVKDDGEGVYLANIDDTLEEPVFTGELLRETLLDPETGYCSHPSVVSGPYTLTSFDGTTAEFSLNPFFKGDENGVKPTIPSLTYTLAENGTMVEKLQNGEFGLLNKVLRKDAIDAGLALRQEDPFLVENYTRNGLSYIAFACEKPAVSGEKVRQAIAWCMDRDQVTKDYAGDYGLRVDGYYGIGQWMYETVIGTSSPLEAPEEGDAQAQAEFEKLKEALEELNMDDLTVYAEDLEKAAALLDEDGWKVNEDGIREKEIEGEKVTLELTMLYPEGNEIGEVFQERLVPNLEQVGIRLTLEPMEMSRLLETYYKQDEDRSADMIYLASNFELVFDPSVQFIIDEDGTPNWSYTNHSDKELYDCAVKMRETEPGDILSYLKNWLDFQKRINETLPILPVYSNVYFDFYTNTLHDYAVGTKSTWAQAIVPAYLAEYVEEVPEEEAAEELTEIP from the coding sequence ATGAAGAAATTTGCAACATGGCTGATCGTGCTGATGCTGGCCGTGCTTCCCCTGGCTGCCGCCATGGGTGAAGCGGAAGAGGGCCTGTATGACCACCTGGTGGTCGGCAATACGACGCAGATGCGCGGGGACTTTTTTACCGGCATGTGGGGCAACGCCACAAGCGACGCCGATGTCCGGGACCTGCTGCATGGCTACAACCTGGTTGTATGGAACTCTGAAAAGAGCATGTTCTCCTTCAACCCGACTGTAGTGAATGAAGTAATGCCGATGACGGACCAGGCCGGAGACGAGACATTCGCGCTGATCCTCGCGAATGACCTGCGTTATTCTGACGGCAGCCGGATTACCGCATGGGACTATGCGTTCTCCTTCCTGCTGCAGATCTCCCCGGAAATAGCGGAACTGGGCGCGGTACCGGCACAGACGGACTACCTGCTCGGATATGATGCATATCATTCCGGTGAAACAGAGGCACTGAAAGGCGTCCGGGTTGAGGGAAACAACGTTCTCGTTGTAACCCTCCGGGGCGAATACCTGCCGTTCTTCTATGAACTGGCATTGCTGCGCTGCAATCCCTATCCGATCCGTGTGATTGCCCCCGGCGTCCAGGTAAAGGATGACGGTGAGGGCGTATACCTGGCCAATATTGATGATACGCTGGAAGAACCTGTATTTACAGGTGAGCTGCTTCGGGAAACACTGCTGGATCCGGAAACGGGATACTGCAGCCATCCCTCCGTTGTATCCGGTCCGTACACGCTGACTTCCTTTGACGGAACCACCGCCGAATTCAGCCTGAATCCCTTCTTTAAGGGAGATGAAAACGGCGTGAAGCCTACAATTCCCTCCCTGACCTATACGCTGGCAGAGAACGGGACGATGGTGGAAAAACTGCAGAACGGAGAGTTCGGCCTGCTGAACAAGGTGCTGCGGAAGGATGCCATCGACGCCGGCCTGGCCCTGCGGCAGGAAGATCCCTTCCTGGTGGAAAACTATACCCGAAACGGCCTGAGCTATATCGCCTTTGCGTGCGAAAAACCGGCTGTATCCGGCGAAAAGGTGCGGCAGGCGATTGCCTGGTGCATGGACCGGGACCAGGTGACAAAAGACTATGCCGGAGACTACGGCCTGCGGGTGGACGGCTATTACGGAATCGGCCAGTGGATGTATGAAACCGTAATCGGAACCTCGTCCCCACTGGAAGCTCCGGAGGAAGGCGATGCGCAGGCCCAGGCCGAGTTTGAAAAGCTGAAGGAAGCCCTGGAAGAGCTGAACATGGATGACCTGACCGTATACGCGGAAGACCTGGAAAAAGCAGCTGCCCTGCTGGATGAAGACGGCTGGAAGGTCAACGAAGACGGTATCCGGGAAAAGGAAATCGAAGGCGAAAAGGTGACCCTGGAGCTGACGATGCTGTATCCCGAAGGCAACGAAATCGGGGAAGTATTCCAGGAACGCCTGGTGCCCAACCTGGAGCAGGTCGGCATCAGGCTGACGCTGGAGCCCATGGAAATGAGCCGGCTGCTGGAAACATACTACAAGCAGGATGAAGACCGGAGCGCGGACATGATCTACCTGGCCAGCAACTTTGAGCTGGTGTTCGATCCTTCCGTGCAGTTCATCATCGACGAGGACGGCACACCCAACTGGTCCTACACGAACCATTCGGACAAAGAACTGTATGACTGCGCGGTGAAGATGCGTGAGACGGAACCCGGCGATATCCTCAGCTACCTGAAGAACTGGCTGGATTTCCAGAAGCGGATCAACGAGACCCTTCCGATCCTGCCGGTTTACTCCAATGTGTACTTTGACTTCTACACCAATACGCTGCATGACTACGCGGTGGGCACGAAGAGCACCTGGGCACAGGCGATTGTGCCCGCATACCTGGCCGAGTATGTGGAGGAAGTACCGGAAGAAGAAGCTGCGGAGGAACTGACTGAAATTCCGTAA
- a CDS encoding sensor histidine kinase yields MAQQRMTSIVRQVRISVTTIALLLILPVIGGLVTTIIYSEQYQAMIRRMDRAAEQKPVVETTLAENMFAVAAGRSSFADSGAEKLIARVDGTLDELLAETSGNGHLQLTVARRTMETLEQYILKVRDGMAEGIPIDEIIEIVDEIRKIGAQVADMVDAFIGQEILNARATSTHLNRAVLITAGAEFLLLILALFYTRFAMNRLTDNIRTALSSLETTVRRIAEGDLRDRVSDLGVEELQELAEHINQMAERLETLIAETRRNQEHLAKAELRTLQAQINPHFLYNTLDAIVWQAESGKGDEVVRLTRNLSDFFRISLSSGADWIPVTQELKHVSAYLSIQQTRYRDILNYDVDSPEGMENVYMLKLLLQPLVENALYHGIKEKRGGGRITVRMQAEGALMRFTVTDTGKGMAPEQLKEIRRALDAEKPSLQAALEPGYSGFGLRNVDMRIRLYYGKKKGLTLKSGPEGTEVSFVIPIRSREEIDHDEGLSGRR; encoded by the coding sequence ATGGCACAGCAAAGAATGACCAGCATTGTCCGGCAGGTGCGCATATCGGTTACCACGATTGCGCTGCTGCTGATCCTGCCGGTGATCGGCGGGCTGGTTACCACGATTATCTACTCGGAACAGTACCAGGCGATGATCCGCCGGATGGACCGGGCTGCGGAGCAGAAGCCGGTGGTGGAAACCACACTGGCGGAAAATATGTTTGCCGTGGCGGCCGGGCGATCCTCATTCGCGGACAGCGGCGCGGAGAAGCTGATTGCCCGGGTGGACGGGACGCTGGACGAGCTGCTGGCGGAAACCTCCGGGAACGGCCACCTGCAGCTGACGGTGGCACGGCGGACAATGGAGACGCTGGAGCAGTATATCCTGAAGGTCCGGGACGGCATGGCGGAGGGTATCCCGATTGACGAAATCATCGAAATCGTGGATGAAATCCGCAAAATCGGCGCACAGGTGGCGGACATGGTGGACGCGTTTATCGGGCAGGAAATCCTGAACGCCCGGGCGACCAGCACCCACCTGAACCGGGCGGTGCTGATTACGGCCGGCGCGGAATTCCTGCTGCTGATCCTGGCACTGTTCTATACCCGGTTTGCCATGAACCGGCTGACAGACAACATCCGGACGGCGCTTTCCTCCCTGGAAACCACGGTGCGCCGGATCGCCGAGGGCGACCTGCGCGACCGGGTGAGCGACCTGGGCGTGGAGGAACTGCAGGAGCTGGCAGAGCACATCAACCAGATGGCGGAACGGCTGGAAACCCTGATCGCGGAAACCCGGCGGAACCAGGAACACCTGGCGAAGGCCGAACTGCGGACGCTGCAGGCGCAGATCAACCCGCACTTCCTGTACAACACGCTGGACGCGATCGTATGGCAGGCAGAAAGCGGGAAGGGCGACGAGGTGGTGCGCCTGACACGGAACCTGAGCGACTTCTTCCGCATCTCCCTGTCCTCCGGCGCGGACTGGATCCCGGTGACCCAGGAGCTGAAGCATGTATCCGCTTACCTGAGCATCCAGCAGACCCGGTACCGGGATATCCTGAACTATGATGTGGATTCCCCGGAGGGGATGGAGAACGTATACATGCTGAAGCTGCTGCTGCAGCCGCTGGTGGAAAATGCACTGTACCACGGCATCAAGGAAAAGCGCGGCGGCGGGCGGATCACCGTGCGCATGCAGGCGGAAGGCGCGCTGATGCGCTTTACTGTGACGGATACCGGCAAGGGTATGGCACCGGAACAGCTGAAGGAAATCCGCAGGGCGCTGGATGCCGAAAAGCCGAGCCTGCAGGCAGCGCTGGAGCCGGGTTATTCCGGATTCGGCCTGCGGAACGTGGACATGCGCATCCGGCTGTACTATGGAAAGAAGAAGGGGCTGACCCTTAAATCCGGTCCGGAGGGGACGGAGGTATCCTTTGTGATCCCGATCCGGTCAAGGGAGGAAATTGACCATGATGAAGGTCTTTCTGGTAGACGATGA
- a CDS encoding Cna B-type domain-containing protein produces MKTWSDSNNQDGKRANVGAKFQLYRKVSETSTADLGNGAVPATDGEVKVWEGLPVYEGGVAIKYYVVETKTGTTASEYTATGDGESTGIEATEIADLGTITVTNSYAAKTTKIHAAKTWSDSNNQDGKRANVGAKFQLYKKVGETSTAVGEAVDVPATDGEVKVWEGLPVYEGGVAIKYYVVETKTGTTASEYTATGDGESTGIEATEIADLGTITVTNSHTPETKAVTITKVWEDSSNKFNTRKAIQLILTGKAEGTTVVTETYDIAADAIGDTQSHEFMVPVYANGGKVIGYTVDETGELPGYKKSIDQTTLTVTNKYEPTPVEESIPVKKVLTIPEGLTGPKEWSYGITATAIDDAPEAATMTGTISKSTKDGAIAIGPITFTMPGTYSYTVSESGTIAGVKNDDDAAGKTATITVADNGEGKLTITEVTGVTFTNTYDAKVIVKPKEDKTKFGVKNLTKTTEDNLGHDFTFTLSAGKNTAAGNIDTPMPASAEGANGTVSYVKDETGKKIIPFDEITYTRTGTYYYTITEDTKAYTKEKGWTVTDNPVDVTVTVGDNGDGTLSASVVFGTITNRYDAEVTIDPTKTETLFGKKNLTKTTEDGKDQTFSFTLTAGANTTAAKLPTPMPASTAASVTYEAGKTGEQIIPFGKITYKAVGEYNYTITEADAGKGWKTTGSPVAVKVVVTDNGDGTLSAAVTGGTITNEYNAEITIDPTDEKAETVFGKKNLTKTTEDGKAQTFSFTLTAGTNTSTAKLPTPMPTSATTAAASVTYKAGEIGEQIIPFGKITYKAAGEYNYTITEAEAGKGWTTSGSPVSVKVVVTDNGDGTLSAAVTGGAIENAYNAEITIDPTDEEAKTVFGRKNLTKTTEDGKDQTFSFTLTAGTNTTTDKLATPMPTSTAASVTYEAGKTGEQVIPFGKITYKAAGEYNYTITEAAMGKGWTTSGSPVSVKVVVTDNGDGTLSAAVTGGAIENAYNAEITIDPTDEEAKTVFGKKNLTKTTEDGKAQTFSFTLTAGTNTTADKLPTPMPASAAASVSYEAGKTGEQVIPFGKITYKAAGTYEYTITEADAGKGWTTTGSPVTVKVVVTDNGDGTLSAAVTGGAIENAYNAEITIDPTDEVAKTVFGRKNLTKTTEDGEAQKFDFTLAAVTTGAPMPASAAASVSYEAGKTGEQVIPFGKITYKAAGTYEYTITEADAGKGWTTTGSPATVKVVVTDNGDGTLSAAVTGGAIENAYNAEITIDPTDEEAKTVFGEKNLVKTTEDGEGQKFDFTLAAVTTGAPMPASAAVSVSYAADETGSKVIPFGKITYKAAGTYEYTITEADAGDGWTTSGSPVTVKVEVTDNGDGTLSAAVTGGTIENTYDAEITIDPTDEEAETVFGKKNLAKTTQDGKDHEFSFTLAAEDGAPMPEGATASVSYEAAETGVKVIPFGKITYTAAGTYKYTITEDTEGYTAETGWTVTNSPVTVTVEVTDNGDGTLDAQVTGGEITNEYNAEPVVVDPTDTATLFGRKNLILVKGDGEAYSFNFTLKAETAGAPMPGTPTATVNYAANEAGTKTIPFGKITFTEVGEFEYSISEVVGNYKPEYGWIITDNDTKVKVTVTDNGEGQLTAAVSGTETITNSYTYQTVNATINKVWNDNNNAAGRRPVKLTVQLKNGNTTVQEAELNAANNWSITVNELPKFADGKEITYSWTEEAVVGYTLESNTTVGQVTTLTNRVTGGGGGPATYNVTVRYEYLDGRPAAPTAVVNRRPGENYSIDSPGIPNYTPTIKTVQGTMPNHDVTVVVLYIPGDNLVPFDEYDTPLGLGNVSLNIGDCYE; encoded by the coding sequence ATGAAGACCTGGAGTGACAGCAACAACCAGGACGGCAAGCGTGCGAACGTCGGCGCGAAATTCCAGCTGTACAGGAAGGTTAGCGAAACATCGACAGCGGACCTAGGAAATGGCGCTGTCCCTGCGACAGACGGCGAAGTCAAGGTGTGGGAAGGCCTGCCGGTATACGAAGGCGGCGTAGCGATCAAGTACTACGTAGTTGAGACGAAGACCGGCACGACTGCGAGCGAATACACCGCGACCGGTGACGGCGAGAGCACAGGCATCGAGGCAACCGAGATTGCAGATCTGGGAACGATCACGGTAACGAACAGTTATGCGGCGAAGACGACAAAGATTCACGCAGCGAAGACCTGGAGTGACAGCAACAACCAGGACGGCAAGCGTGCGAATGTCGGCGCGAAATTCCAGCTGTACAAGAAGGTTGGCGAAACATCGACGGCGGTCGGCGAGGCAGTGGATGTGCCTGCGACAGACGGCGAAGTCAAGGTGTGGGAAGGCCTGCCGGTATACGAAGGCGGCGTAGCGATCAAGTACTACGTAGTTGAGACGAAGACCGGCACGACTGCGAGCGAATACACCGCGACCGGTGACGGCGAGAGCACAGGCATCGAGGCAACCGAGATTGCAGATCTGGGAACGATCACGGTAACGAACAGCCATACGCCTGAGACGAAGGCTGTAACGATCACAAAGGTCTGGGAAGACAGCAGCAATAAGTTCAATACTCGTAAAGCCATTCAGCTTATTCTGACCGGAAAGGCCGAAGGAACGACAGTAGTCACAGAGACATATGATATTGCTGCAGATGCGATAGGAGATACCCAAAGCCATGAATTCATGGTTCCGGTGTATGCCAATGGCGGTAAAGTGATCGGCTACACTGTGGATGAAACAGGCGAACTGCCTGGCTACAAAAAGAGTATTGATCAAACAACGCTGACGGTAACAAATAAATATGAACCGACACCTGTCGAAGAGTCCATTCCTGTTAAGAAGGTTTTGACGATTCCGGAAGGACTAACCGGACCGAAGGAATGGAGTTATGGTATCACTGCCACGGCTATAGATGATGCGCCGGAAGCAGCAACAATGACCGGAACGATCAGCAAGTCTACAAAAGACGGTGCTATCGCGATCGGACCGATTACGTTCACGATGCCGGGAACATACAGCTATACGGTAAGTGAGAGCGGTACAATTGCCGGCGTGAAAAATGATGATGATGCAGCTGGCAAAACCGCAACCATAACTGTTGCAGACAATGGTGAAGGGAAACTGACAATCACTGAGGTCACAGGCGTAACCTTCACAAATACGTATGACGCGAAGGTTATCGTAAAGCCGAAGGAAGACAAAACCAAGTTCGGCGTAAAGAATCTGACGAAGACTACGGAAGACAATCTGGGTCATGATTTCACCTTCACACTGAGCGCCGGCAAGAACACAGCGGCGGGCAATATTGATACGCCAATGCCTGCAAGTGCTGAAGGCGCGAATGGCACTGTCAGCTATGTGAAGGATGAAACCGGCAAGAAGATTATTCCGTTCGACGAGATTACTTATACACGGACCGGTACTTACTATTACACGATCACCGAGGACACGAAGGCCTATACAAAGGAAAAAGGCTGGACGGTAACGGATAATCCGGTGGATGTAACGGTCACTGTGGGCGACAACGGCGACGGTACGCTGAGCGCGAGTGTCGTCTTTGGGACGATCACAAACAGGTATGACGCGGAAGTGACAATTGATCCGACAAAGACGGAGACACTGTTTGGCAAGAAGAACCTGACCAAGACCACGGAAGATGGCAAGGATCAGACGTTCAGCTTCACCCTGACTGCAGGAGCCAATACAACTGCAGCAAAGCTTCCGACACCGATGCCTGCGAGCACAGCGGCGAGCGTAACCTACGAAGCCGGTAAGACCGGGGAACAGATCATTCCGTTCGGAAAGATTACCTACAAGGCAGTCGGTGAGTACAATTACACGATCACTGAAGCGGACGCGGGCAAGGGCTGGAAGACAACCGGCAGCCCGGTTGCCGTAAAGGTTGTCGTAACAGACAACGGCGACGGTACGCTGAGCGCAGCTGTGACCGGCGGAACAATCACGAACGAGTACAACGCGGAAATCACGATTGATCCGACGGATGAAAAGGCTGAGACCGTATTCGGTAAGAAGAACCTGACCAAGACCACCGAAGATGGCAAGGCCCAGACGTTCAGCTTCACGCTGACGGCGGGAACCAACACCTCGACGGCCAAGCTTCCCACGCCGATGCCTACGAGCGCAACAACGGCAGCGGCAAGCGTAACCTATAAAGCAGGTGAGATTGGCGAGCAGATCATTCCGTTCGGAAAGATCACCTACAAGGCGGCTGGTGAGTACAATTACACGATTACTGAAGCGGAAGCGGGCAAGGGCTGGACAACCAGCGGCAGCCCGGTATCCGTGAAGGTAGTCGTAACGGACAACGGCGACGGCACGCTGAGCGCGGCCGTGACCGGCGGAGCAATTGAAAATGCGTACAACGCGGAAATCACGATTGATCCGACGGATGAAGAAGCCAAGACCGTATTCGGCAGAAAGAACCTGACCAAGACGACTGAAGACGGCAAGGACCAGACGTTCAGCTTCACGCTGACGGCGGGAACCAACACTACGACGGACAAGCTTGCCACGCCGATGCCCACGAGCACAGCGGCAAGCGTAACTTACGAAGCCGGCAAGACCGGAGAGCAGGTGATTCCGTTCGGAAAGATCACCTACAAGGCAGCTGGCGAGTACAATTACACCATTACCGAAGCGGCGATGGGCAAGGGCTGGACGACCAGCGGCAGCCCGGTATCCGTGAAGGTAGTCGTAACGGACAACGGCGACGGCACGCTGAGCGCGGCCGTGACCGGCGGAGCAATTGAAAATGCGTACAACGCGGAAATCACGATTGATCCGACGGATGAGGAAGCCAAGACCGTATTTGGCAAGAAGAACCTGACCAAGACGACGGAAGACGGCAAGGCCCAGACATTCAGCTTCACGCTGACGGCGGGAACCAACACCACGGCGGACAAACTTCCCACGCCGATGCCTGCGAGCGCGGCTGCGAGCGTCAGCTACGAAGCCGGCAAGACAGGCGAACAGGTGATTCCGTTCGGAAAAATCACCTACAAGGCCGCCGGAACGTACGAGTACACGATCACTGAAGCGGATGCGGGCAAGGGCTGGACGACAACCGGCAGCCCGGTGACGGTGAAGGTCGTCGTAACGGACAACGGCGATGGCACGCTGAGCGCGGCTGTGACCGGCGGAGCGATTGAGAACGCGTACAACGCAGAAATCACAATTGATCCGACGGATGAAGTGGCCAAGACCGTATTCGGCAGGAAGAACCTGACCAAGACGACGGAAGACGGCGAGGCCCAGAAGTTCGACTTCACGCTGGCGGCGGTAACGACCGGCGCCCCGATGCCTGCGAGCGCGGCAGCGAGCGTCAGCTACGAAGCCGGTAAGACAGGCGAACAGGTGATTCCGTTCGGGAAGATCACCTATAAGGCAGCCGGAACGTATGAGTACACGATCACTGAAGCGGATGCGGGCAAGGGCTGGACAACAACCGGCAGCCCGGCGACCGTGAAGGTAGTCGTAACGGACAACGGCGACGGTACGCTGAGCGCGGCTGTGACCGGCGGCGCGATTGAGAACGCGTACAACGCGGAAATCACAATTGACCCGACGGATGAAGAAGCCAAGACCGTATTCGGCGAGAAGAACCTGGTGAAGACCACCGAAGACGGTGAAGGCCAGAAGTTCGACTTCACGCTGGCGGCGGTAACGACCGGAGCCCCGATGCCCGCGAGTGCAGCGGTGAGCGTCAGCTACGCAGCGGACGAAACCGGCAGCAAGGTGATTCCGTTCGGAAAGATCACTTACAAGGCGGCTGGAACATACGAGTACACAATTACTGAAGCGGATGCGGGCGACGGCTGGACAACCAGCGGCAGTCCGGTAACCGTAAAGGTTGAAGTGACGGACAACGGCGACGGCACGCTGAGCGCGGCTGTGACCGGCGGTACAATCGAGAATACGTATGATGCGGAAATCACGATTGATCCGACGGATGAAGAGGCTGAGACTGTATTCGGTAAGAAGAACCTGGCCAAGACTACCCAGGACGGCAAGGATCACGAATTCAGCTTCACCCTGGCTGCAGAAGACGGCGCTCCGATGCCCGAAGGCGCAACTGCCAGCGTGAGCTATGAAGCGGCTGAGACCGGCGTGAAGGTGATTCCGTTCGGAAAGATCACCTACACGGCAGCCGGAACGTACAAGTACACAATCACCGAAGACACGGAAGGCTACACGGCAGAGACCGGCTGGACGGTAACGAACAGCCCGGTGACCGTGACGGTTGAAGTGACGGATAACGGTGACGGTACGCTGGATGCGCAGGTAACCGGCGGTGAGATCACGAATGAATACAATGCGGAACCTGTTGTGGTGGATCCGACGGATACGGCGACCCTGTTTGGCCGGAAGAACCTGATCCTGGTGAAGGGTGACGGGGAAGCCTACAGCTTCAACTTCACACTGAAGGCGGAAACCGCAGGCGCACCGATGCCCGGAACCCCGACCGCTACAGTCAATTACGCGGCAAATGAAGCCGGCACAAAGACGATTCCGTTCGGCAAGATCACATTCACTGAAGTCGGAGAGTTTGAATACAGCATCTCTGAAGTTGTCGGCAACTATAAGCCGGAATACGGCTGGATCATCACGGACAACGACACCAAGGTGAAAGTGACCGTAACAGACAACGGTGAAGGCCAGCTGACCGCAGCAGTAAGCGGAACCGAGACGATTACGAACAGCTATACGTACCAGACTGTCAACGCCACCATCAATAAGGTCTGGAATGACAACAACAATGCGGCGGGCAGACGTCCGGTGAAGCTGACCGTACAGCTGAAGAACGGTAACACCACTGTACAGGAGGCTGAGCTGAACGCAGCGAACAACTGGAGCATCACGGTAAATGAGCTGCCGAAGTTCGCGGATGGCAAGGAAATCACATACAGCTGGACAGAAGAAGCCGTTGTGGGCTATACACTGGAAAGCAATACGACGGTCGGACAGGTCACTACGCTGACGAACCGGGTAACTGGCGGCGGTGGCGGACCGGCGACCTATAACGTGACAGTGCGGTATGAGTACCTGGATGGCAGACCTGCCGCTCCGACCGCTGTCGTGAACCGCAGACCGGGTGAAAACTACAGTATTGATTCTCCTGGTATTCCCAACTATACGCCCACCATCAAGACAGTTCAGGGAACGATGCCGAACCACGATGTAACCGTTGTGGTGCTGTACATCCCCGGCGATAACCTGGTGCCCTTCGATGAGTATGATACCCCGCTGGGCCTTGGCAATGTGAGCCTGAACATCGGTGACTGCTACGAATAA
- the tnpA gene encoding IS200/IS605 family transposase — translation MANDLQSLAHTRWNCKYHIVFAPKYRRMVFYGEKKTEIGKIIRQLCEWKGVEIHEAEVCPDHIHMSVSIPPKVAVSSFMGYLKGKSSVLIYEKFGELKYKYRNREFWCRGYYVDTVGKNTKAIAEYIRHQLEEDKMGEQLTMLGKANDNPFTGGQ, via the coding sequence ATGGCTAACGACTTACAGAGTTTAGCACACACGAGATGGAACTGCAAATATCACATAGTGTTTGCGCCGAAGTATCGAAGGATGGTGTTTTACGGGGAAAAGAAAACGGAGATCGGAAAGATCATCCGACAGTTATGTGAATGGAAAGGTGTAGAAATCCATGAAGCAGAGGTATGCCCGGATCATATCCACATGTCGGTGAGCATACCACCCAAGGTAGCGGTATCAAGTTTCATGGGTTACCTGAAAGGAAAAAGCAGTGTGCTAATCTACGAAAAGTTTGGGGAACTAAAGTACAAGTACAGGAACCGTGAATTTTGGTGCCGGGGGTATTACGTAGATACGGTAGGAAAGAATACTAAGGCAATCGCAGAGTATATCCGGCATCAGTTGGAAGAGGACAAGATGGGAGAACAGTTAACAATGCTGGGAAAGGCCAACGATAACCCGTTTACGGGTGGCCAGTAA
- a CDS encoding ABC transporter substrate-binding protein has protein sequence MRKIAIMILAVILLGMLGGCAGKPTDPESRAIVVGFSQLGAESSWRMANTKSVEAAAKQYGFGLMMENANQKQEKQIEAIRSFIAYQVDVIVFSPIVETGWDNVLNEAKQANIPVILVDRMIESENADSLYTAIVGADFYAEGRRAGEYLIRKADAEKMDHVRIAEISGTLDSTPMRDRQRGFQDAIREDSRFEIIDSICGDFLRSKGEECMTYLLEKYGKDGIDVIYSHNDSMTLGVLDILEKNGIRPAQDIILITVDGEKEAVEALKAGKINCVVQCSPDLGDEVMKLVQDLKAGKDIPRVTHPDEGAFSDLDDLTDPRVEGF, from the coding sequence ATGCGGAAAATCGCAATCATGATACTGGCAGTGATCCTGCTGGGCATGCTGGGCGGATGTGCGGGAAAACCGACGGACCCGGAAAGCCGCGCGATTGTGGTCGGGTTTTCCCAGCTGGGGGCGGAAAGCTCCTGGCGGATGGCCAACACGAAGAGCGTGGAAGCCGCGGCAAAGCAGTACGGATTCGGCCTGATGATGGAAAACGCCAACCAGAAGCAGGAGAAGCAGATTGAAGCAATCCGCTCCTTTATCGCGTACCAGGTGGACGTGATCGTGTTTTCACCGATCGTTGAAACCGGGTGGGACAATGTGCTGAACGAGGCGAAGCAGGCGAACATCCCGGTGATCCTGGTGGACCGGATGATCGAATCGGAGAACGCGGATTCGCTGTACACGGCGATCGTCGGCGCGGATTTCTACGCGGAAGGCCGCCGGGCCGGGGAGTACCTGATCCGGAAGGCGGACGCGGAGAAGATGGACCACGTCCGGATCGCGGAGATCAGCGGAACACTTGACTCCACCCCGATGCGGGACCGGCAGCGCGGGTTCCAGGACGCGATCCGGGAGGACAGCCGGTTTGAAATCATCGACAGCATCTGCGGGGATTTCCTGCGCTCGAAGGGCGAGGAATGCATGACTTACCTGCTGGAAAAATACGGGAAAGACGGAATCGACGTGATCTACTCCCACAACGATTCCATGACGCTGGGCGTGCTGGATATCCTGGAGAAGAACGGAATCCGGCCGGCCCAGGATATCATCCTGATTACGGTGGACGGCGAAAAGGAAGCAGTGGAGGCGCTGAAGGCAGGGAAGATCAACTGCGTGGTGCAGTGCTCCCCGGACCTGGGCGACGAGGTGATGAAGCTGGTGCAGGACCTGAAGGCGGGAAAGGATATCCCACGGGTCACGCATCCGGACGAAGGCGCATTCTCCGACCTGGATGACCTGACAGATCCCCGGGTGGAGGGCTTCTGA